The sequence GTATGTGCCAGCCCAGGGTAAGCTGAGTCTGGTCAGTATGCTGGCCAGGGGAACAATGAACTATGTATCAGGAGCGATCGCTAAAATGCAGCCGGATGCAGTTTCGATTAAAACACCTGCTGGCATTATCGGTGTGCGTGGTACCCAGTTTGTTGTAAAGGTTGAGGAGTAATGCATGCATGTTAACAGGCATAAGCGGCTTTTAGGCTCAATTATATTGCTTGCACTGTTTTTGCTGCAGGGCTGCGCCTCGAACTCCTACATTGTACTGCTTAAAAATCCGGACGGCCATACCGGCTCGGTGTATATCAAGGGTAAACAGGGGCAGCGGCTGATTAATGTTGCCGGCTATGGCGCTGCGCTTGACGGATCAGAAGCGCCGGTACCTGTTGATATGAAACAGATTAAGGAAGATTTTAGTGATGCAATAGCGGCCCGGCCTAAAACTCCCAAGCATTACCTGTTATATTTCAAGATTGACACTACGCTTACTAGTGAATCTGAAATATTGTTGCCAAAAATCATTGCTGAAGCTAAAAAACGGCCTGCTGCCGATGTCCTGGTGATAGGGCATACCGATGCTCTGGGTAGTGTGGTTATCAATGAGGAGCTTGCTCTGGTACGAGCGACTCTGGTGGCTAAGTGGTTAAAGCAAAAAGGGCTTCAATATCAAGCTCTGACGGTGGAATCACGTGGCAAGCGTAATTTATTAGTGATGACGCCAGATGAAACTCTGGAGCTGAAAAACAGGCGGGTTGAGGTTTCGATCCGTTGATATTGCTGGGTATCGAATTTTGAAATACCAGAGAAAAAAGAGCCCGCTTTAAATAAAAGCGGGCTCTTTTTTTGAGGTTTAAACCGAAGGCAATAAACCCGGCAGGCTGAATGTGTTGTAAGCCGCACTGCTGATCAGGGCGGCGGCTTTTTCGATATCGGGCGCAAAGTAGCGGTCTTTATCGTAAAAAGTCACCTCGGCGCGCAGCAGTGCTTTGGCGGCTTCAAGCTTATTAGACGCTTTGTGAGGAGCTCTGAAATCAGTCCCCTGGCAAGCGGCCAGTAATTCTACTGCCAGAATGCCTGCGGTGTTCTCGCTCATGTCTTTCAGGCGGCGCGCCGCAAAAGTGGCCATGGAAACATGGTCTTCCTGATTGGCGGATGTCGGCAGGCTGTCTACTGATGCGGGATGAGCCAGCGATTTGTTTTCAGAAGCCAGCGCAGCACCGGTTACCTGGGCGATCATAAAGCCGGAATTAACGCCGCCGTTGTTGACTAAGAAAGCTGGCAATTTAGACAGATTATTGTCGATCAGCAGCGCCATACGGCGCTCGGACAAAGAGCCGATTTCGGCAATTGCCAGTGCCAGGTTGTCCGCAGCAAAGGCCACCGGCTCGGCGTGGAAATTGCCGCCTGATAGAATCAGATTGTCGTCAGAGAACACCAGCGGGTTATCTGATACGGCATTGGCTTCTACCAATAAAGTTGCTGCCGAATTGCGGATTTGCGTCAGGCACGCGCCCATCACCTGTGGCTGGCAGCGCAGTGAATACGGGTCTTGCACCTTGCCGCAGTTGGCGTGGGCCTGGGCGATTTCACTCGTTTCCCCCAGCAAGTCACGGTAAAACTTGGCCGAATCAATCTGCCCTGCATGGCCGCGTACGGCATGGATACGCGCATCAAATGGCGTGCGGCTGCCCATGGCAGCTTCCACCGATAAGCTGCCAGCAACGGATGCGGCAATAAATAAATCTTCAGCGGCAAATAAGCCTTCTAGCGCAAAGGCAGTCGATGCCTGAGTGCCATTCAATAGCGCCAGGCCTTCTTTCGGGGCCAGCACGATAGGCTCTAAACCGGCCGCTTGCATCGCTGCTGCGCCAGTGACGCGTTTACCATCGACAAAGGCTTCGCCTTCACCAATCAAAACGGCGCTCATATGGGATAGCGGGGCTAAATCGCCCGATGCGCCTACTGAGCCTTTTTGTGGAATCACGGGGTAAATCTGATGGTTAAACAGGGTAATCAGCGCTTCGATTACCGAGCGGCGAATACCGGAAAAACCACGCGCCAGGGAGTTGATTTTCAGCGCCATCAGCAAACGCACCGTGCCGTTTTTCATCGGTTTGCCTATGCCCGCCGCATGCGAAAGCACGATGGAGCGTTGCAGTAATTCCAACTCATCATCGGCGATTTTGGTGCTGGCCAAGAGGCCAAAGCCGGTGTTAATGCCATACACCGTGCGACCTTCAGTCAGAACACGTGCTACGGTGGCGGCAGCAGCATCAATGCCTGCATGGGAAGAGGCATCCAGGCTAAGGGTGATGCTTTCATCACGGGCAATCTGGCGTAAGTCTGCAAGCGTTAATTGGCCGGGCTTGATATTCAATGTGCTCATTGTGTGATCCAGTGTGTTTGTATTTGTAGGATGGGTGGAGCCTGCTTTTGGCGATACCCATCAATATGCTTGCGATGGGTATCGCCATAAAAATACCGGCTCCACCCATCCTATGAACTGTGCTTCTCTGTGAAAGTTTGTGGTTCGAAATTTGGGTCTGCTATTTATTTCAGCATCGGCAAATCTAATCCCTGCTCTTTGGCGCAGTTTTTGGCGATGTCGTAGCCTGCGTCGGCGTGGCGCATGACGCCGGTGCCGGGGTCGTTCCACAATACGCGGCCCAAGCGTTTGGCAGCGGCGTCTGTGCCGTCAGCCACAATCACCACGCCTGAATGCTGGGAAAAGCCCATCCCTACGCCGCCGCCGTGGTGCAGTGACACCCAGGTTGCGCCGCCTGCAGTATTTAAGAGTGCATTTAAAAGTGGCCAGTCGGATACGGCATCCGAGCCATCCAGCATGGACTCGGTTTCGCGGTTTGGGGATGCCACCGAGCCAGAGTCGAGGTGATCGCGGCCGATCACAATCGGCTCTTTCAGCTCGCCATTTTTAACCATTTCATTAAAAGCCAGCGCCAGGCGGGCGCGATCTTTCAGGCCTACCCAGCAAATACGCGCTGGCAAGCCCTGGAAGGCGATGCGTTCACGCGCCATATCCAGCCAGTTGTGCAGATGCGGGTTGTCCGGGATCAGCTCTTTGACCTTGGCGTCTGTTTTGTAGATGTCTTCCGGGTCGCCAGAGAGTGCTACCCAGCGGAAAGGGCCGATGCCTTCGCAAAACAGCGGGCGTACATAGGCGGGCACAAAGCCGGGGAAGTCGAATGCGTTGCTTACGCCTTCTTCCAGCGCCATTTGGCGGATGTTATTACCGTAATCGACCGTTGCCGCGCCACGCGCTTGTAAATCCAGCATCGCTTGCACTTGTTTAGCCATGGATTGCTTGGCGGCTTTGCTTACGCCTGCCGGATCAGTTTTTTGCGCCTCACGCCATTTGGCAATATCCCAGCCCTGCGGCAGGTAGCCGTGTACCGGGTCGTGCGCTGATGTCTGATCGGTGACGCAATCCGGGGTAATACCCCGGGCAACCAGCTCGGTAAACACATCGGCGGCATTGCCCAAAAGGCCAACGGATGCTGGTTTGCCGGCTTCTTTTGCGTTCGCTACGATGGCCAGCGCTTCATCCAGGGTGGTCGCTTTGCGGTCTACATAGCGGGTTTTAAGGCGGAAATCGATGCGGGTTTCATCGCATTCCACGGCGATCATCGAAAAACCTGCCATGGTGGCCGCCAGTGGCTGCGCGCCGCCCATGCCGCCCAAACCGCCGGTCAATACCCAGCGCCCCTGCGCCACACCGCCAAAATGCTGCTTGGCCATCGCCACAAACGTCTCATAGGTGCCTTGCACAATGCCCTGGCTGCCGATGTAAATCCAGCTGCCTGCGGTCATCTGGCCGTACATCATCAGGCCTTTTTTATCTAACTCGTTGAAGTGTTCCCAATTGGCCCAGTGAGGCACCAGATTGGAGTTCGCCAGCAGCACGCGTGGTGCATCGGGGTGCGATGGAAACACGCCAACCGGCTTGCCCGATTGAATCAGCAGCGTTTGATCGTCTTCCAAGCGAGTGAGCACTTCTAAGATCTTGTCGTAGCATTCCCAATTACGCGCCGCACGGCCAATACCGCCGTAAACCACAAGTGATTGCGGATACTCGGCCACTTCGGTGTCGAGATTGTTCTGGATCATGCGAAAAGCGGCTTCGGTCAGCCAGTTTTTACAAGTCAACTCGCTACCGCGTGGCGCGCGAATAAGGCGGGAAGGATCATGGCGTGGATCGGTCATGGTAATGGCTCCGGTTGATGAGATGGCGGGTAGTCAGTAAGGTCAAAAAGGTCTGTAGACACAGAGAACAGTGAGCACACAGAGCACACAGAGAAAACCATGAGAAAAATGGATAATTTTTTTGAAGGTGTAAGTATTTTGCCCTTTCTCTCGTTTTTCTCAGTGTGCTGCTTTTTAACTCCGTGTTCTCTGTGTCTACAGAACTTAGGTTTTTAAAGGTCTAAAGCTTCTGCAAATCGCCCATGCCAGCCGGGCGGCGGCTTTTGCGCCGTGGCTGTCTATGTCAAACAGCGGGTTGAATTCCACTAAGTCTGCTGCGACGAGTTTTCTGCTGGCAGCAAGCAGCCGGCTAAGGTGCTCGATCACGCTGATTTCTACTCCAAAGCCTGCCGGGGCGGAGACGGCGGGCATTTGTGCTGCGGGCAATACGTCCAGATCAATCGTTAGATAAACCACATCAACCTGATCGATAAAGGCTTGCAACTGCGCCACCGTTTCTGTCAGCTGCCACGGTGTCATCTCGGTATCGAGCCGCCATGCGGCTTGCACTTGCCGCGCTTTATTAAATAGCGCCTCGGTATTGGCGGTTTCGGCCACGCCCATGCAGAGGTATTGAAAATCCTGCCCGCGTTTGGCGCATGAAGCAGCGATCTGGGCAAAGGGCGTGCCGGATGTGGCCTCGCTTGCCACGCGTAAATCAAAGTGCGCGTCGAAATTCACAATGCCGATGCGCTGGCTTGGGTGGGCGTTGGTAATGCCCAGCCAGTGGCCGAAAGCCGTTTCATGTCCGCCACCGAGCACTAGCGACAAATGACCGGCTTGAATATTTTGGCTCACTGCGGCAGCAAGGCGTTGATGAGCTGCATCTAAATCGCCGTTTTCGCAGGCCACGTCGCCAGCATCATAAAGCGGCAGAGAGGGGTGGTAAGCCAGATTGGCCAGCGCTTTACGCAAAGCCACCGGCCCGGCTGCCGCCCCAATCCGCCCCTGATTGCGGCGCACACCTTCATCACAGGCAAAGCCAAGCAGGGCGATCCCGGAGGCTTGGTCAGCGGCTAAGGGCTGCACCACTTGATGCCAGCGCAGCGCTGCATCGCCTTCAGCAGCATCAATACGCCCAGTCCAGACGGTCATGGTTTTATCCTGTTTAAACTTTTAGAAAATGCGGTAAATTAAAATGTTGTTGAGGCTTAACGGCCCCTAAATACCCGCTGTTTGAGCAGTGGCGTGCCCAGGCTGTAGACGATTTCTGCCGGATGATCGATATTCCAGACTAAAAAGTCGGCGACAAAGCCTGCTGCCAGCTGGCCATGGGTGGCTGCGCGCCCCAGTGCCTGCGCTGCGTGACGGGTGGTGCCGGTCAGGGCTTCTTCGGGCGTTAGCGCAAACAGCACGCAGGCTTGGTTCATCGCCAAACGGATGGAGGTAAAGGGGCTGGTGCCGGGGTTGAGATCGGTTGAAACCGCCATTGGCACGCCTGCAGAGCGTAGCGCGGCAACAGGGGGCTTTTGTGTTTCGCGCAAAAAGTAAAATGCGCCGGGCAGCAGCACCGCCACCGCGCCTGCGGCCTGCATGGCGGCAATGCCCGCCTCGTCCAAGTGTTCAATATGGTCGGCAGACAGGCCATTAAATTCGGCCACTAGCGCCGCGCCGTGCAAATTGGATAATTGCTCTACGTGGCCTTTTACTTGTAGGCCGTGTTTATGCGCTGCTTCAAAAACACGGCGGGTTTGAGCAGGGCTAAAGCCTACACCTTCACAGAACATATCCACCGCTTCGGCCAAGTCTTCGCTGGCGGCGGCGGGCAGGATGCGATTAATTACCTCATCAATATATTCATCGCTGCGGCCTGCAAACTCGGGCGGAACGGCGTGGGCGGCGAGCAGGGTAGGGGCGATTTCAACGGGGTAATTCTCAGCAAACTGGCGGGCCACGCGCAGCTGTTTTAACTCATCATAAAGACGCAGGCCATAGCCGGATTTAATTTCCAGCGTGGTGACGCCTTCATTCATCAGGGCCAGCAGGCGCGGCAGGCTTTGTGCCGCGAGATCGGCCTGTGATAAATCCCGGGTGGCGTTCACCGTAGAAACAATCCCGCCACCTTCTGCGGCAATTTGCTGGTAAGGCACGCCCGTCAGGCGTTTTTCCCATTCCGCCGCACGGTTGCCGCCATAAACCAGATGGGTATGGCAATCGATTAGCCCCGGGGTAATCCAGGCTCCTGCCACATCAATGACGTCTCCCCTGCCCGCAAACTCGGCCAAGGCCTCGTCCTGTGGCAAAATCGCATGGATGACTTCGCCTTTAATCCATAATGCATGGCCATGCAGCGCACCGTAAGCGGCATTATGCTTCGGGGACAGGGTAGCTAGGCGGGTGTTAATCCAAAGTGATTCTGTAGTTGGGGGCATTATTGGCAGCTGACTGTGTAATTGTATATACATTTACGCATTTTACTGCTGATGTCAAGCAGGGAAAGGTCTAATACATCTTGTATTCAAATGCTTCTGCTTGGGAATGATGGTTTTTTGTATAGACAGATGTATCGCCTGGGTCAGAATGAGGTGCGTGCGCTGAGGATAAAACTGCTGCGATCTCTTTGCAGGTTATATTCCCCGCCGCCTGTTTTGATGTATCTGAAGTCAAGCTGATGATTTTTCTGGAAAATGGCACCGATACCCAGAATAGATACATAACGCCCTTCGGAGAACTGTCCATCTTCAGAGTAGCCTGCCATGTCATAGGCCAGGGAAAGAGAAGGGCGAAAGATCCAGCTGCTGGTTTGCGGGTGATAGTCGTTTTCATATTTTAGCCGCCATCCCCAGGCATCCGGGGTAATAAAGCCCTCTAAGGCGCATGTGGTTTTCGGGCCGGAGCAGGCAGGGGCTACGGAGCTTGGGGCCATGCCAAACCCACTGCGCCCGTATCGTCTCTCATAGGTGCTGGGCAGATTGCCTACATGGCGGATGCCTATTTCACCTGCAAGTGTTGCATTGTTTCCCAGCAGAGGGGGTAAGGGTGTTCTTGCCCCGATGATCCACTGGCTAATTGGAAAATCATCGTAGCCCTGAGCGATGTAGCCGGCAGCGGTGCTGGCAAGGTGTTTTAAGGGGCCGATGCCAACCAGAAAGCCATTTAGAAAGTCTGTGCCATTCCATGGTAAAGGCTGATTGGGCCGGTAACTGTACTCAAGATAAAGGCCTGATCCGCCCATGAGCCGCTGGCTAAGATTGATGCCCCATAAATGGCGGTGGGCCAGATAGGCTTGGCGGTATTCGCCCGCGATGCTGACGGGCTCTCCGTTTACCGGGTTAGTAAGAAAAGGCCCCGGTCCGGTCCGCAGGGCCTGAATAATTGCATTGCGACTGGTGTAATGAGCGTAAAACACGCCGAGTGTGGATGTTTCTGTAGGTTTGTAAGTCACACTGACGCCAAATTGTTCCTCATTCGGAATAAGGTCTGTTGTTCGCGCAATGTAGTCCAGCGGGTTGACGCTTGATTGCTGGTCATTGGTGGAGATGGCCTTGCGGTTGATTACGCCGAGCATCGCCCCGTTTAAGGTTAATTTATTGCAGCCTGCCTGCGCATAATCATTGCTGGAATAAAAGGTGCCACAGCCGGGATAGGCATTGGGGAGAAAATCAAACTGGTAGTAGGCGTCCAGAGAAAGCTGTTCATCCATTTTTAGCCTGGCATAGAGCGCAGGAACAGGAATACTCATTGTTTCCGGCTGAGGGTTTCCACGGCGAAGGCTTGCAAAATCAAGGGCATTGACCTGCTGTATTCCCCCCAGAATTGTTGTGGGGGTGCGCCAGGGAATAACTTGTTGCCCTGCACGCAGCTCTAGTGATTTTTGCATTACGGTAAAGTGGCCGTACAGGTAGGCATCGTGGAGCAGGGCTCCGCTAAACTGGCTGAGCGGTGCAAACCCGGAGTCATTTAAAGCACTGGCCTTGTAGTTATTGCTTACATTTCCATGAGGGACAGCGTGATTTAACGGGGCATGGTCGTACCACGCTTTAGCGCTGATTAACATCCCATAGTCACCCGCTGACAGTTTAGCTTGCAGATAAGCGTCTAATACCTGGGAGATCATATCGCCCCGCTCATAGTTTAGATCTCCATCATCATGAGTGGACATCCCTCTGCCGTTGGTGAGTAAAGCATCAGGGCTCTCTGCTCTGATAACGGTACTGATCCCTAATGCCCCTTTCCATTCAATTTTAGCTTCTTTTAAGTCAAGTTCGATTCCCTCGCCCAGAGCAGGGCGGACATTTCCAAAAACAAGCTCGCCTGCCTGGGCTGCACCCGGGGAAAAAATCAGGACGTTATATAAAAGGATAGCAAGGCATCTATGGCTGCCGATTTGTTTTAGTTTCATCGCTATTTTTCCTTCAGTATTTAGCCATTTTCTGGTTGAAGGAGAATATCAGCAGCCGGTAAGTTAATTCTTCCTGGCATCGGGCTGTTGGCCATTTCTTTGGTATTTAGGGCTGTACTTGAGATTCACCGGTGAGGGCCGCAGCTTACTGGCTGGCATGCACATGAAATAGCTGTTAACACCGGCCTAACAACACCGGTATAGCTTATTTATGTCTGAGGGCAAGGAGGATGGGTTGCTGCCAGTTTATCGGCAGATTGTTAGAATAAATCTGGTGAGCCAGGCATGAAGACGCTGCCTGGATTGGGCTGAACCGGGCCATTTTCTGTGCCTGGATAAAAGGCATATTTTTTTCTGCCCGCTTTTATTTCTAAATAACGGGTCTATTCAGGTTTTGCGCTACGTGTTTACTTTTTTACCCGGGTTTGTGAGCGTAGCTTATAGCTGCCACCCGGGTGAAGCAGACGGCTGAAGCTGACTAGATGCTTATTTGACCAGGTACGGCGCAGCACACGCAGACAGGGCTCGGTGGCTGTGATCTTGAGGAGGGCTTGCTCTGCTGCATTGGGCAGAACGGCTTCGACCGTGTGCTCGATATCAGTCAGCGGGCAGTTTTTCATCAGGTAAGCGTTGGGTGTTTCAAGCGTGAAATCCTGCTGCAGATAATCTGGCGCAAATGCAGGGTTGACATAGCGATCTTCAATCTGGATTGCCAGATCATTTTCAAAATGCACAATCAGCGAATGAAACAGCATCTCACCAGTTACGAGCCCCAGCCAGAGCGCAATTTCGTCCTGGGCAGGCTCGGCGCTTAGTAACTGGACCGAAGCATGGTAGCGATGACCGCGGCAGGCAATTTCTTCGGCGATATTATTGATGTCCAGCAGGGGTGATTCGGCTTTGCGTTCTGCCACATAAGTGCCATCCCCTGCAAAGCGGATCAGTACGCCTTCGCTGGCTAAATCCCTGACTGCTTTGTTGACTGTCATTCTGGATACGCCAAATTGCAAAACCAGCTCGGCTTCGGTGGGGATTTTTGCTCCGGGCAGAAAACGGCGCTCGCGTATGCCTTCCAGAATAAATTGACGGATGCGTAAATGAATAGGTTTGTTCATGAGGGCATTGTAACGTGCCACGTACTTGTGCGTCATGGTGAAAGGAAAAACATCAGATACCATATTTTTCTGAGTCAGAGCTCTGTATTAATTATCGTGGTTTGCGTTGAACAGATTTAAGTATTTATTTTGATTTGTATATAAGGAATATTGAAGCAGTAGGTGCTTTGTAAATACAGTTTGGTTAATTTAAGATAAGGCGGCTTAAAATTAGCAGTGATAAATTAGTTAATAGCAAGTCGTTTAAGCTGGGAGGCGGGGTTGTTGCTTTTGAAGGTTAAATACATGGGGAGAAGTATTGCGGGGAAAGGGCCCTGGGCAGCTGGGCCCAGTTATTTTTTTACTGCCAAGGTGCAGTTGATCCGGAGATTCGTTTTTTGGGGAGGCATGGGCAGCGCTCTGCCCATGCTTTAATCTTTGCCGGATCAGTTTTTATTTTTTGAGCAAATCGCGGATTTCACGTAAGAGTTCAACATCTTCCGGTATGGCAGCAGGAGCTGCAGGTACAGCTGCTTCTTCACGTTTTAGATTGTTCAGGCCTTTTATGACCAGAAAAACGGCAAAAGCCACAATCACAAAACTGATCAGAACATTAATAAATATCCCGTAATTTAAGGTAACCGCGCCAGCCTTTTGTGCTGCGTCTAAAGTTGCATAAGGCGCAGGGGTTTTACCTTCGGATAATAAAAAATAAAGATTTGTGAAATCCACTTTGCCCATGATCATACCAATGGGGGGCATAATGATATCTTTTACCAGTGAATCAACGATTTTGCCAAAAGCTGCACCAATGATGATACCGACGGCTAAGTCAATTACATTTCCGCGCATTGCAAATTCTTTGAATTCTTTAAACATGCGATATCCCTGTTGTTTAGTAGCTAACAATGTACAAACTCTCTTTGAAAAAATAAATGGTGCTTAGAAGGTAAATTAAACAGCAGTCCTGTAATACAAGTGATTTAGCGTTTTGCTTTTGTTAAGTAACAGGTTACTTCTTCGCGGTCGTGGTAAAGATGGCGCGCGCGAATCTGGTAGCGGATACCAGCACCACCGAGCGCGTCATCAATAATATCCAGGCAGCATTGTAATTCATTCCAACGTTTTTTCATTGGTAATTTAAAGTTAAAAATTGCCTGACGCGTGTGACCCTTTACCAGCCAGTCTGAGATTAACGCTGCAATACGGGCCGGTTGCTCAACCATATCGCAAACCAGCCAGTCAACCGGGTTTTTCGGGCGATATCTGAAGCCATCTTCTCGTAGGTGTTTTACATTGGGGTGAATGGCCATACTGCCTTTCATTGGGCCGTTATCAATGGCAAAAATTTTGGTGCAGCCACGGTTTACCATTTGCCAGGTCCAGCCGCCGGGGGCTGCACCTAAATCAACAGCGCTCATGCCGGGCTTAACCTGGGCAGATTCGGGTACCAGCATCATAAAGGCTTCGGCAAGCTTTAAGGTAGAGCGGCTTGGGGCGTCGGTTGGCAGGCGCAGGCGGGGGATGCCAAGCGGCCAGTTCACAGAAAAATCGGGCCGGGTAAAGCCAATATAAACACGTTCTAAAGTAGGGAAGAATAAGTGCAGACGTGCTTTGGCATTGGCTTGGTTAGCCAGGCCCTTTGCCGCGAGTTTTGCATCAAGCAGCGCGCCAAATTTACGGCTAAATGATGAGATTTCCTTACCGTCGTTGGTATCCGGATACTCGATCCAGACATCACGCCAGGGGCCCTTATGTGCTTCGTGTAAGTTATCTAGGGCGGTTAAAATGGGTGTAAGGCGGTCTTTAGGCGGCAAATCGAGGGCTTCGGCCACAAAAATAATCTGGCGGGGAAAAACCCAGTCGCCGCATTCCAGTGTGCGGTAAAGCTTATCCCAATCGGCAGGGCGCTTAGGCAGGAAAATACAAAAACCTTGGCCTGTTTCCCATTTACCGGGAATGTCAGCTTTAAAGGCGAATTCGGCCTCCACATCGGTTTCGAAGCCGGGGCGGCAATAAAAAAGGATGGCATGTGTCATGAGCGTAAGGATACCAGAATACGAAGCGCTTTAGGCTTGTGTGGTTTCCTTGGCCGGGGGGGCAACCAGAGGGAAGCAGGCCGTAAAGCAGGTACCCTTTCCCTGTTCCGAATTGACAACCAGTGTGCCCCCAAGAGTTTGCGTCACCAGATTAAATACGACATTGAGCCCTAGACCACTGCCTCCGCTGCCTCTTTTGGTGGTGAAAAAGGGGTCAAAAATTTTATTCAAGTGCTCGCTTGGAATGCCCATGCCATTGTCTTCAAAGCGCATGGTAACGTTGTTTTCCAGTTTTGTAGCCTGTAGCAGGATCAGTCCTTCCTGCCCTTCGATAAAGGCGTGAGCTAGGGCATTGGTCAGAAAATTTGTAATAATTTGAGAAATAGCACCAGGATAGCCATCCAGATTTATTTTTT comes from Iodobacter ciconiae and encodes:
- a CDS encoding OmpA family protein, with amino-acid sequence MHVNRHKRLLGSIILLALFLLQGCASNSYIVLLKNPDGHTGSVYIKGKQGQRLINVAGYGAALDGSEAPVPVDMKQIKEDFSDAIAARPKTPKHYLLYFKIDTTLTSESEILLPKIIAEAKKRPAADVLVIGHTDALGSVVINEELALVRATLVAKWLKQKGLQYQALTVESRGKRNLLVMTPDETLELKNRRVEVSIR
- the hutH gene encoding histidine ammonia-lyase; its protein translation is MSTLNIKPGQLTLADLRQIARDESITLSLDASSHAGIDAAAATVARVLTEGRTVYGINTGFGLLASTKIADDELELLQRSIVLSHAAGIGKPMKNGTVRLLMALKINSLARGFSGIRRSVIEALITLFNHQIYPVIPQKGSVGASGDLAPLSHMSAVLIGEGEAFVDGKRVTGAAAMQAAGLEPIVLAPKEGLALLNGTQASTAFALEGLFAAEDLFIAASVAGSLSVEAAMGSRTPFDARIHAVRGHAGQIDSAKFYRDLLGETSEIAQAHANCGKVQDPYSLRCQPQVMGACLTQIRNSAATLLVEANAVSDNPLVFSDDNLILSGGNFHAEPVAFAADNLALAIAEIGSLSERRMALLIDNNLSKLPAFLVNNGGVNSGFMIAQVTGAALASENKSLAHPASVDSLPTSANQEDHVSMATFAARRLKDMSENTAGILAVELLAACQGTDFRAPHKASNKLEAAKALLRAEVTFYDKDRYFAPDIEKAAALISSAAYNTFSLPGLLPSV
- the hutU gene encoding urocanate hydratase, with the translated sequence MTDPRHDPSRLIRAPRGSELTCKNWLTEAAFRMIQNNLDTEVAEYPQSLVVYGGIGRAARNWECYDKILEVLTRLEDDQTLLIQSGKPVGVFPSHPDAPRVLLANSNLVPHWANWEHFNELDKKGLMMYGQMTAGSWIYIGSQGIVQGTYETFVAMAKQHFGGVAQGRWVLTGGLGGMGGAQPLAATMAGFSMIAVECDETRIDFRLKTRYVDRKATTLDEALAIVANAKEAGKPASVGLLGNAADVFTELVARGITPDCVTDQTSAHDPVHGYLPQGWDIAKWREAQKTDPAGVSKAAKQSMAKQVQAMLDLQARGAATVDYGNNIRQMALEEGVSNAFDFPGFVPAYVRPLFCEGIGPFRWVALSGDPEDIYKTDAKVKELIPDNPHLHNWLDMARERIAFQGLPARICWVGLKDRARLALAFNEMVKNGELKEPIVIGRDHLDSGSVASPNRETESMLDGSDAVSDWPLLNALLNTAGGATWVSLHHGGGVGMGFSQHSGVVIVADGTDAAAKRLGRVLWNDPGTGVMRHADAGYDIAKNCAKEQGLDLPMLK
- the hutG gene encoding formimidoylglutamase: MTVWTGRIDAAEGDAALRWHQVVQPLAADQASGIALLGFACDEGVRRNQGRIGAAAGPVALRKALANLAYHPSLPLYDAGDVACENGDLDAAHQRLAAAVSQNIQAGHLSLVLGGGHETAFGHWLGITNAHPSQRIGIVNFDAHFDLRVASEATSGTPFAQIAASCAKRGQDFQYLCMGVAETANTEALFNKARQVQAAWRLDTEMTPWQLTETVAQLQAFIDQVDVVYLTIDLDVLPAAQMPAVSAPAGFGVEISVIEHLSRLLAASRKLVAADLVEFNPLFDIDSHGAKAAARLAWAICRSFRPLKT
- the hutI gene encoding imidazolonepropionase, which gives rise to MPPTTESLWINTRLATLSPKHNAAYGALHGHALWIKGEVIHAILPQDEALAEFAGRGDVIDVAGAWITPGLIDCHTHLVYGGNRAAEWEKRLTGVPYQQIAAEGGGIVSTVNATRDLSQADLAAQSLPRLLALMNEGVTTLEIKSGYGLRLYDELKQLRVARQFAENYPVEIAPTLLAAHAVPPEFAGRSDEYIDEVINRILPAAASEDLAEAVDMFCEGVGFSPAQTRRVFEAAHKHGLQVKGHVEQLSNLHGAALVAEFNGLSADHIEHLDEAGIAAMQAAGAVAVLLPGAFYFLRETQKPPVAALRSAGVPMAVSTDLNPGTSPFTSIRLAMNQACVLFALTPEEALTGTTRHAAQALGRAATHGQLAAGFVADFLVWNIDHPAEIVYSLGTPLLKQRVFRGR
- a CDS encoding DUF1302 domain-containing protein, giving the protein MKLKQIGSHRCLAILLYNVLIFSPGAAQAGELVFGNVRPALGEGIELDLKEAKIEWKGALGISTVIRAESPDALLTNGRGMSTHDDGDLNYERGDMISQVLDAYLQAKLSAGDYGMLISAKAWYDHAPLNHAVPHGNVSNNYKASALNDSGFAPLSQFSGALLHDAYLYGHFTVMQKSLELRAGQQVIPWRTPTTILGGIQQVNALDFASLRRGNPQPETMSIPVPALYARLKMDEQLSLDAYYQFDFLPNAYPGCGTFYSSNDYAQAGCNKLTLNGAMLGVINRKAISTNDQQSSVNPLDYIARTTDLIPNEEQFGVSVTYKPTETSTLGVFYAHYTSRNAIIQALRTGPGPFLTNPVNGEPVSIAGEYRQAYLAHRHLWGINLSQRLMGGSGLYLEYSYRPNQPLPWNGTDFLNGFLVGIGPLKHLASTAAGYIAQGYDDFPISQWIIGARTPLPPLLGNNATLAGEIGIRHVGNLPSTYERRYGRSGFGMAPSSVAPACSGPKTTCALEGFITPDAWGWRLKYENDYHPQTSSWIFRPSLSLAYDMAGYSEDGQFSEGRYVSILGIGAIFQKNHQLDFRYIKTGGGEYNLQRDRSSFILSARTSF
- the hutC gene encoding histidine utilization repressor — its product is MNKPIHLRIRQFILEGIRERRFLPGAKIPTEAELVLQFGVSRMTVNKAVRDLASEGVLIRFAGDGTYVAERKAESPLLDINNIAEEIACRGHRYHASVQLLSAEPAQDEIALWLGLVTGEMLFHSLIVHFENDLAIQIEDRYVNPAFAPDYLQQDFTLETPNAYLMKNCPLTDIEHTVEAVLPNAAEQALLKITATEPCLRVLRRTWSNKHLVSFSRLLHPGGSYKLRSQTRVKK
- the mscL gene encoding large conductance mechanosensitive channel protein MscL translates to MFKEFKEFAMRGNVIDLAVGIIIGAAFGKIVDSLVKDIIMPPIGMIMGKVDFTNLYFLLSEGKTPAPYATLDAAQKAGAVTLNYGIFINVLISFVIVAFAVFLVIKGLNNLKREEAAVPAAPAAIPEDVELLREIRDLLKK
- the rlmM gene encoding 23S rRNA (cytidine(2498)-2'-O)-methyltransferase RlmM; protein product: MTHAILFYCRPGFETDVEAEFAFKADIPGKWETGQGFCIFLPKRPADWDKLYRTLECGDWVFPRQIIFVAEALDLPPKDRLTPILTALDNLHEAHKGPWRDVWIEYPDTNDGKEISSFSRKFGALLDAKLAAKGLANQANAKARLHLFFPTLERVYIGFTRPDFSVNWPLGIPRLRLPTDAPSRSTLKLAEAFMMLVPESAQVKPGMSAVDLGAAPGGWTWQMVNRGCTKIFAIDNGPMKGSMAIHPNVKHLREDGFRYRPKNPVDWLVCDMVEQPARIAALISDWLVKGHTRQAIFNFKLPMKKRWNELQCCLDIIDDALGGAGIRYQIRARHLYHDREEVTCYLTKAKR